In the genome of Rickettsiales bacterium, the window AGACAATTGCACCATATTAGGTTTCCTCAAAAAATCACTAAATTAATTGTTATTGTAATTATACTCTTCTGCGCTTAGGCGGTCTACATCCGTTATGAGCAACAGGAGTTATATCTTTAATTGAAGCTATAGAAAAATGCCCTCCCAAAGCTTTCAAAGCTGCCTCTCTTCCATTTCCAGGGCCTGTAACCCTCACTGATATTGTTTTTAAACCATGTTCTTTAGCTATACCAGCTGCATGATCAGCAATAAGTTGAGCAGCATGAGGAGTAGATTTCTTAGCTCCCGTAAAACCATGCATACCTGCTGATGACCACGAAATAACATTTCCACGCAAATCTGAGATTGCGATAATTGTGTTATTAAAAGTAGCCTTAATATGAGCAACTCCAACTACAATATTTTTTCTAGCTTTCTTTTTTATGCTCTTAGTATCATTTTTAGACTTAGACATTATCTACCTTATTTCTTTTTATTAGCTACAGTTTTAGCTTTACCTTTTCTAGTTCTTGAGTTCGTTCTAGTACGCTGCCCTCTAACGGGAAGACCTCTACGATGACGAATACCTTCATAAGAACCTAAATCCATCTTAGTTTTAATATTATTCATTACAATACGTCTGCGTTCACTTTCAACTACATATTCTTTATCCAGAATTTCACGCAATCTAACAATTTGATTGTCATCTAATATTGATGCCCTGATATCTTCTTGTATACCAAGTTTTTTACAGATATCAGAAGCCGTTGAATGACCAACGCCATATACATAAGTTAACGCTATAACCAACCTTTTATTATCAGGTATATTTACGCCTGCTACACGAACCACAAATTTATCTCCCAATGAGAATTAATAATTTTAAAAGTAAAGACTTGTATAATAATTTCTTTTTTATTTTAGTCAAGACTTCTATTAGAATTTATAGAAATTTTGTATAAAAATTACAAGATATTATAACAAAAACTACTTTAATTTAAATATTCTACTATTCTTTTTGATATCGAATCAACAGATTGCTCAGCATCAATTCTTATCAATTTGCTCTTATAGTACTCTAATAATGGAGCTGTAGATCTATTATAAATCTTCAACCTCTCCTTTACTACTTCTTCAGAATCATCTGATCTTTGACTAAAATTACTGGAATGACATTTACCACATTTATTTATTGTAACATCATTTGAAAAAAATTTGTTATAAATCTCTCCACAATCATTACATATATATCTTCCTGTAATCCTCTTTACCAGAACCTCTTCATCCAAATCAAAATAAAATACCACATCTACCACAGACTTATACTGTTTTAGAATAACTTCTAAAGACTGTGCCTGTTTAACATTTCTAGGATAACCATCAAGTATAACTCCAGGAACATCCTTATTGTTGTTATAAAACTGTTCAATCAACTCATTGACTATCTCATCGGAGACTAATCCCCCTTGACTAAGAGTAGACGCAATATTTTTAGCTAATGCATTTTCTTGCTTAGCTATTTTTCTTAGTAAGTCTCCTGTAGAAACTTTTACATATTTGTTTTTCTCTTCAAGTAAAGCTGCCTGCGTTCCTTTTCCACAACCTGGTGGACCTAATAAAACAACGTTCTTTAGCATTATTTCCGTCCTTTATTAGACTTTTTAAGTAACCCTTGATATTGCTTAGCAAATA includes:
- the rpsK gene encoding 30S ribosomal protein S11; amino-acid sequence: MSKSKNDTKSIKKKARKNIVVGVAHIKATFNNTIIAISDLRGNVISWSSAGMHGFTGAKKSTPHAAQLIADHAAGIAKEHGLKTISVRVTGPGNGREAALKALGGHFSIASIKDITPVAHNGCRPPKRRRV
- a CDS encoding adenylate kinase, which produces MLKNVVLLGPPGCGKGTQAALLEEKNKYVKVSTGDLLRKIAKQENALAKNIASTLSQGGLVSDEIVNELIEQFYNNNKDVPGVILDGYPRNVKQAQSLEVILKQYKSVVDVVFYFDLDEEVLVKRITGRYICNDCGEIYNKFFSNDVTINKCGKCHSSNFSQRSDDSEEVVKERLKIYNRSTAPLLEYYKSKLIRIDAEQSVDSISKRIVEYLN
- the rpsM gene encoding 30S ribosomal protein S13, with protein sequence MVRVAGVNIPDNKRLVIALTYVYGVGHSTASDICKKLGIQEDIRASILDDNQIVRLREILDKEYVVESERRRIVMNNIKTKMDLGSYEGIRHRRGLPVRGQRTRTNSRTRKGKAKTVANKKK